A single region of the Erythrobacter sp. HL-111 genome encodes:
- a CDS encoding glycosyltransferase, which translates to MSDNLLICDLTQSWSPTGGGGISTYLKEKRKYFQAKTEHRLLQIVPGPEDRITVEGRTIFAEVGSGQVWGSPNYRWISRNDAVFALLREYKPDIIESLCPWVLPWIAIRHRLRHPDTALVAGYRTDFPNSQVYRVMNDLSGHYPASFFRQVAYFYAWMTYHRFDRVYTLNREAQAMLAQLGCRNTGVLGLGVDVERFSPARRDPDFRAKLGLPRTDGPLLIYAGRLDNEKRAYVLTEMFKQLPRDLGAAMVLMGDGKLRDTLMEEAKSLPIAFPGYETDRETLASALASCDIYVSGMADETFGISVLEAQASGLPVVGVASGAMPERVPEGTGLLGPVDDAKAMADNVVRVWREDYAGSRAAALALAARHNRWPQTFEQLIDVEYAEALRARDRRRAGLIRGRLKRAPNFS; encoded by the coding sequence ATGTCCGACAACCTCCTCATCTGCGATCTCACTCAAAGCTGGTCGCCGACCGGGGGAGGGGGGATATCGACCTATCTCAAGGAAAAGCGGAAGTATTTCCAGGCGAAGACCGAACATCGCCTGCTCCAGATCGTGCCCGGGCCGGAGGACCGCATCACGGTGGAGGGCCGCACCATCTTCGCCGAAGTCGGCTCGGGCCAGGTCTGGGGCAGCCCGAATTACCGCTGGATCAGCCGCAACGACGCGGTTTTCGCCCTGCTGCGCGAATACAAGCCCGACATCATCGAGAGCCTGTGCCCCTGGGTCCTGCCGTGGATCGCGATCCGCCATCGCCTGCGCCATCCCGACACCGCGCTGGTCGCGGGCTACCGCACGGATTTTCCCAATTCGCAGGTCTACCGGGTGATGAACGACCTGTCGGGGCACTACCCGGCGAGCTTCTTCAGGCAGGTCGCCTATTTCTACGCCTGGATGACCTATCACCGCTTCGACCGGGTCTATACCCTCAACCGCGAGGCGCAGGCGATGCTCGCACAGCTCGGCTGCCGCAACACCGGGGTGCTGGGGCTCGGCGTCGATGTCGAGCGTTTCTCGCCCGCGCGGCGCGATCCCGATTTCCGCGCGAAGCTCGGCCTGCCGCGGACGGACGGGCCGCTGCTGATCTATGCCGGGCGGCTCGACAATGAAAAGCGCGCCTATGTCCTCACCGAAATGTTCAAGCAGCTCCCGCGCGATCTCGGCGCGGCGATGGTGCTGATGGGCGACGGCAAGCTGCGCGATACGCTGATGGAGGAAGCGAAGAGCCTGCCGATCGCCTTTCCCGGCTACGAAACCGACCGCGAGACACTGGCGAGCGCGCTCGCCTCGTGCGACATCTATGTCAGCGGCATGGCGGACGAGACTTTCGGCATTTCGGTGCTGGAGGCGCAGGCATCGGGTCTGCCGGTGGTCGGCGTCGCGAGCGGGGCCATGCCCGAACGCGTGCCGGAAGGGACGGGCCTGCTCGGCCCGGTCGACGACGCCAAGGCGATGGCGGACAATGTCGTGCGCGTCTGGCGCGAGGATTACGCCGGGAGCCGCGCCGCCGCGCTCGCCCTGGCCGCGCGGCACAATCGTTGGCCGCAGACCTTCGAACAACTGATTGATGTGGAATATGCAGAAGCGCTAAGGGCGCGCGACAGACGTCGCGCGGGTCTGATCCGCGGGCGATTGAAGCGAGCGCCGAACTTCTCTTGA
- a CDS encoding M28 family peptidase, whose product MKTFASPLALAALALASATAHAGDVPPALGQRADTALEEDRHAWDFTEGLTTEVGPRQAGTEAEARGREWAMAWLREHGFANVASEPFAMETWVPGDIARARITQPFAQDLVVLPLGNSAATPEGGVEGELVHFRNVDELRAAPAGSLEGKIAYISHAMRPAQDGSHYGFAGPARWVGAGIAAQKGAIATVIKSVGTDYHRNPHTGGTTFPDGIAPIPAAAMSLPDADNVERMFARAADGDGRRAIRLRLELNPRELGETTSGNVVGEIVGRNPGLPPVLLACHIDSWWNSPGAFDDAAGCGIIAAAALHASRDEQPLRTIRVLMAGAEETGLWGSKAYSAAHLDEPIAVGLESDFGADRIWRFESNFRGTNADLHARLAKAVARFGVADSPVVATGGADLDVVRDQKGALIDLQQDGLRYFDLHHTPDDTLDKIDPAQLRQNVAVWTQVVGILANEPRAILNGSPEPSAPPVMDR is encoded by the coding sequence ATGAAGACATTCGCATCCCCGCTCGCCCTCGCGGCCCTCGCGCTCGCGTCCGCAACCGCCCATGCCGGCGATGTCCCCCCGGCGCTCGGTCAGCGGGCGGACACCGCGCTGGAGGAGGATCGCCACGCCTGGGACTTCACCGAGGGGCTGACGACCGAGGTCGGGCCGCGGCAGGCCGGGACCGAGGCCGAGGCGCGCGGGCGCGAATGGGCGATGGCCTGGCTGCGCGAACACGGCTTCGCGAACGTCGCGAGCGAGCCCTTCGCGATGGAAACCTGGGTGCCCGGCGACATCGCAAGGGCGCGCATCACGCAGCCTTTCGCGCAGGACCTCGTCGTGCTCCCCCTCGGCAACAGCGCTGCCACGCCCGAAGGCGGGGTCGAGGGCGAGCTGGTCCATTTCCGCAATGTCGACGAACTGCGCGCCGCGCCCGCGGGCAGCCTCGAAGGCAAGATCGCCTATATCAGCCACGCCATGCGCCCGGCGCAGGACGGTTCGCATTACGGCTTTGCCGGGCCGGCGCGCTGGGTCGGCGCGGGGATCGCGGCGCAGAAGGGCGCGATAGCGACGGTGATCAAATCGGTCGGCACGGACTACCACCGCAACCCGCACACCGGCGGGACGACCTTTCCGGACGGCATCGCGCCGATCCCCGCGGCGGCGATGTCGCTACCCGATGCCGACAATGTCGAGCGGATGTTCGCCCGCGCCGCCGATGGCGATGGCCGGCGCGCGATCCGCCTGCGGCTCGAACTCAACCCGCGCGAACTCGGCGAAACGACGAGCGGCAATGTCGTGGGCGAGATCGTCGGCCGCAATCCGGGCCTGCCGCCGGTGCTTCTCGCCTGCCATATCGACAGCTGGTGGAATTCGCCCGGCGCCTTCGACGATGCGGCGGGTTGCGGGATCATCGCCGCCGCCGCGCTCCACGCCAGCCGCGATGAGCAACCGCTGCGCACCATCCGCGTGCTGATGGCGGGCGCCGAGGAGACGGGCCTGTGGGGCTCCAAGGCCTACAGTGCGGCGCATCTCGACGAACCCATCGCGGTCGGGCTCGAAAGCGATTTCGGCGCGGACCGGATCTGGCGTTTCGAAAGCAATTTCCGCGGCACCAATGCCGACCTCCACGCCCGGCTTGCCAAGGCTGTCGCGCGCTTCGGCGTCGCCGATTCCCCCGTCGTCGCGACCGGCGGCGCGGACCTCGACGTGGTGCGCGACCAGAAAGGCGCCCTGATCGACCTCCAGCAGGACGGGCTGCGCTATTTCGATCTCCACCACACGCCCGACGACACGCTCGACAAGATCGACCCGGCGCAGCTGCGCCAGAATGTCGCGGTGTGGACGCAGGTGGTGGGCATCCTCGCCAACGAACCGCGCGCGATCCTGAACGGCTCTCCCGAACCCTCCGCGCCGCCGGTGATGGACCGCTAA
- a CDS encoding DUF421 domain-containing protein gives MFVEAPVIDAILRGAILAAAGLIWAIFLIRINGLRSLSKMSNFDFVMTIALGSLLASAATSSEWKPFVQALAAMASLFAVQWGMNELRMKWPAFRTLVQNRPVVLVRDGEFQTEAMHETRVSRADLYEKLRSANVTDISEVRAVILETTGDVSVVQGERLDRDLIEDVDRVGGAEGKTPA, from the coding sequence ATGTTTGTTGAAGCACCGGTCATCGACGCGATCCTGCGCGGAGCGATCCTCGCCGCGGCCGGCCTGATCTGGGCCATTTTCCTGATCCGCATCAACGGGCTGCGTTCGCTGTCCAAGATGTCGAATTTCGACTTCGTCATGACCATCGCGCTCGGCAGCCTGCTCGCCAGCGCGGCCACGTCGAGCGAATGGAAGCCCTTCGTGCAGGCGCTCGCCGCCATGGCGAGCCTGTTCGCGGTCCAGTGGGGCATGAACGAACTGCGGATGAAATGGCCCGCTTTCCGCACGCTCGTGCAGAACCGCCCGGTCGTGCTGGTGCGGGACGGCGAATTCCAGACCGAGGCGATGCACGAGACCCGCGTGAGCCGGGCCGACCTCTACGAAAAGCTGCGGTCCGCCAATGTCACGGACATCTCCGAGGTGCGCGCGGTGATCCTCGAGACGACCGGGGACGTGTCCGTGGTGCAGGGGGAAAGACTGGACCGGGACCTCATCGAGGACGTCGATCGGGTGGGCGGGGCGGAGGGAAAGACGCCCGCCTGA